A genomic window from Streptomyces sp. HUAS YS2 includes:
- a CDS encoding putative quinol monooxygenase codes for MTEDSKFWASGNWRVSEGKEDEFVERWTAFLTWTKKDNEGFRFARLIRDAGEPGHFISFASWSDEESMAAWKTKPEFGEHFGACKALCDEMRAGSYVLAVSV; via the coding sequence ATGACGGAGGACAGCAAGTTCTGGGCATCCGGCAACTGGCGGGTCTCCGAGGGCAAGGAGGACGAGTTCGTCGAACGGTGGACGGCCTTCCTGACCTGGACCAAGAAGGACAACGAGGGCTTCCGGTTCGCCCGGCTCATCCGTGACGCGGGCGAACCGGGCCACTTCATCTCGTTCGCGTCCTGGAGCGACGAGGAGTCGATGGCCGCCTGGAAGACCAAGCCCGAGTTCGGCGAGCACTTCGGCGCCTGCAAGGCCCTGTGCGACGAGATGCGGGCCGGCAGTTACGTCCTGGCGGTGTCCGTCTAG
- a CDS encoding LCP family protein produces the protein MNDWQGGYGHGSPGDEPEGPRAMRHVQRRRPPVPPQQGQQRYDQGYGQGQGGYDQGYTQAQASGYDSGYSSGQVYGGPQGGGRGSVPPPRDPYYDDGYGPAAPDWRRRIKVGSIVLVVAVLAWGVGTYAWASSQMRNEVDLAKVIERPEEGDCTTYLIVGSDSREGMSAEEKKKLHTGSAEGKRTDSMMILAACSSGNTMVSLPRDSWVTIPSFVGSESGKTYKARGGSKLNAAYAMDGPELLVRTVEFNTGLRIDHYAEIGFAGFANIVDALGGVDMNIEKGFKDKNSGANFQAGEQTLNGEQALAFVRTRYAFAESDLARTKNQQKFLSALANQAATPGTILNPFKLYPTLGAGLDTLIVDKDMSLYDLGKMFFAMKGISGGSGKSMNIPISGSAPQGSLKWDMPKVKQLVSQIQNDEPVTVTSNR, from the coding sequence ATGAATGACTGGCAAGGCGGATACGGTCACGGCAGCCCCGGCGACGAGCCCGAGGGCCCGCGCGCGATGCGTCACGTGCAGCGTCGGCGTCCGCCCGTACCGCCGCAGCAGGGGCAGCAGCGGTACGACCAGGGCTACGGCCAGGGCCAGGGCGGCTACGACCAGGGCTACACGCAGGCCCAGGCCTCCGGCTACGACTCCGGCTACAGCAGCGGCCAGGTCTACGGCGGCCCGCAGGGCGGCGGCCGCGGCTCCGTCCCGCCGCCGCGCGACCCCTACTACGACGACGGCTACGGTCCGGCCGCGCCCGACTGGCGCCGCCGGATCAAGGTCGGCTCGATCGTGCTGGTCGTCGCCGTGCTCGCCTGGGGCGTCGGCACGTACGCCTGGGCCAGCTCGCAGATGCGCAACGAGGTCGACCTCGCCAAGGTCATCGAGCGCCCCGAGGAGGGCGACTGCACCACGTACCTGATCGTCGGCTCGGACAGCCGCGAGGGCATGTCCGCCGAGGAGAAGAAGAAGCTCCACACCGGCTCCGCCGAGGGCAAGCGGACCGACTCGATGATGATCCTCGCCGCCTGCTCCAGCGGGAACACGATGGTCTCGCTGCCGCGTGACTCGTGGGTGACGATCCCCTCGTTCGTCGGCTCCGAGTCCGGGAAGACGTACAAGGCGCGCGGTGGCTCCAAGCTGAACGCGGCGTACGCGATGGACGGGCCGGAGCTGCTGGTCCGCACGGTCGAGTTCAACACCGGGCTGCGCATCGACCACTACGCGGAGATCGGCTTCGCCGGTTTCGCGAACATCGTCGACGCGCTCGGCGGTGTCGACATGAACATCGAGAAGGGCTTCAAGGACAAGAACTCCGGCGCGAACTTCCAGGCCGGCGAGCAGACTCTGAACGGCGAGCAGGCGCTCGCGTTCGTCCGGACCCGGTACGCCTTCGCCGAGTCCGACCTGGCGCGCACGAAGAACCAGCAGAAGTTCCTCTCCGCGCTGGCCAACCAGGCGGCGACGCCGGGCACGATCCTCAACCCGTTCAAGCTGTACCCGACGCTGGGCGCCGGCCTGGACACGCTGATCGTCGACAAGGACATGTCGCTCTACGACCTCGGCAAGATGTTCTTCGCGATGAAGGGCATCAGCGGCGGCTCCGGCAAGTCCATGAACATCCCGATCTCGGGCAGCGCGCCGCAGGGGTCCCTGAAGTGGGACATGCCGAAGGTGAAGCAGCTGGTCAGCCAGATCCAGAACGACGAGCCGGTCACTGTCACGTCCAACCGCTGA